The genome window GTCAGGGATGCACCCGGCCTGGGCCGGGACGAGCCGCCTCGAGGGTGTGCACCGACCTGCGACCGCACGCGGGATCGACGGTGCGCCGTGGGCTCGCCGGGCGGGAAGGCCGGCCCTGGCCCGCGGCCTCCGAGCCCTCACCGTCGAGGATGCGCGATCGCACCCTCGAGGACGCCTGCATCGGGATGCCCCCGGCGGGGAAGAGGGCGTCTTCCGACGAACGCCGCGCGCGACGGCGGCACGCCGCGCGCTCGCGGCCTAGCTCGTCTGGCGGAAGGTGAGGTCGCAGAGAAAGCGCCTGGTGCCCAGGGGCGGAATCGAACCACCGACACCGTGATTTTCAGTCACGTGCTCTACCAACTGAGCTACCTGGGCACGGTCCGGACAGCGAGGAAGGTTAGTCGGGGCCCGCGGGGCCGTCAAGGTTCCGGTGCTCCATCCGGCCGGGTCGAAAGCCATTCGCCGGAGCGGTCGCTGCGGTCTCGCCCGCTGCTGACGGCGAGGGTCGCTCCGGTCCTGTCGAGCGGCGCGGCGCGGGCGTTCACGGCGGGTGCGGCGAAAAGCCCCGGGCCGCTCGAGGCCGCGGGCCGAAGGAGGCGCTGCGGGGAGGTCTGCGGTGCCTGCGGCCGCGGAACCCGCGACACGATCGTCACCCGCCCCGCGCACGATCGCGCCCGCGACCGCGCAGGCGCCGTTCGCCGCGCACCGGGCGAAGGACGCACCTTCCTCGAGAGGCTCTGGGCCGGATCGGCCCCGGCGCACGCGCGTCCGGCGCCCTGCGGCGTGACGGATCCAGCTCCTATGGCACGGATGCCTCCTCCGAGGGGCGTCCGACGAGGCGGAGCAGGCCGAACAGCGCCGCGATCCCCGCCAGCAGGCCCAGCCATGGGGGAATGCCGAAGCCGACGGCAAGGTCGCCGACGAGGATCGCGACCGCGGCGACGATGGCGGCGTAGGGCAACTGCGTCCTCACGTGGTCGATGTGATCGCAGCCGGAGGCGAGCGAGGACATCACCGTCGTGTCGGAGATCGGCGAGCAGTGGTCGCCGAAGACCGATCCGGTGAGCACCGACCCGGTGACCGCGACGAGCAGGCGGCTCGCCGAGGCGTCCGGCCAGGCGGACGCCGCCGCGAGACGGTCGGCGAGCGGCAGGGCGATCGGCACGAGCACGGCCATCGTCGACCACGACGTTCCCGTGGCGAACGAGATCGCTGCCGCGAGCAGGAAGGTCATCGCCGGCAGCAGGCGCACCGGGAAACCGTCCCCGATCCAGGCCAGCGCCGCCCCGGCGGTGTCGAGGTCCTTGCAGACCCCGCCGATCATCCAGGCGAGCGTCAGGATCATCACCGCGAGCATCATCGACCGGACGCCGTCGGTGAAGGCGTCGATCGCCGGGCCGAGCGCCAGCCGCCGCAGCGCGACCGACGCCGCGACGGCGACGAGGACGCCGCACGCCGCCCCGTACAGAAGGGCGTCGAACGACGACGCGGCGCCGATCACCGCCCCGAGACGCCGCACGGAGAGGAGCACCGAGAAGACGGGAGCCGTCCCGTTCGGGTCGCCGTCCGCGGCGAGCGACGCACGCCCGCTGAACCACAGCGTGAGCCCGGTGACCGCCACGACCGCGAGGATCGGCGCCACCGCCAGCCACAGCGCGGCGCGCGGCGTGGACGCGGGAGCGCCGTCGAGCAGGTCGGTCCGCGTCAGCGGCTGCGAGCCGGGGCGCAGCACGGCTCCGCCCGCGGCGCGCCGCTCGGCGCGCGCCATCGGGCCGAAGTCGCGTCCCGTGACCGCCACCAGCAGGCCGAAGGCGAGCATGAGCCAGGCGTAGAAGCGGTAGGGAAGCGAGGCGATGAACAGACCGTAGGCGTCGGTGCCGGCGAGGCGGGTTCCCGGCAGAGCGTCGGCGATCAGGCCGACCTCGTAGCCGATCCAGGTCGAGATCAGCGCGATCGAAGCGACCGGCGCCGCGGTCGCGTCCACGATGAACGCGAGCTTCTCCCGGCTGATCCGGAGCCGGTCGGTCAGCGGGCGCACCGTCGGCCCGACGATCAGGGTGTTGGCGTAGTCGTCGAAGAAGACCACCAGACCGGCGATCCATCCCGAGACCTGTCCCGTCCGGCGCGTCCGCGCCCAGCCCGAAACGGCCTCGACGAGCCCGCCCGCACCGCCCGATCGGGCGATCAGCCCCGCCATCCCGCCGAGCATCAGCGTGAAGAGGATGATCTTGAGATGATCGACGTCATTGAGCGCGCGGATCAGGTCGTGATCGAGCAGGCGCAGCGGGGCGCGTCCCGCCGAGCCCGTTCGCAGCCACGCGCCCGCCAGCACGCCGAGCAGGAGCGAGGGGAGCACCTGGCGGATGGCGAGGGCGAGGCCGATCGCCAGCAGCGGCGGCACGAACGCCCAGAACGACGAGATGACGCGCAGCGGTCTCCTGATCCGAGCGATCTCGGCACCGTCCGCGGACCGCGCCGTCACCTCGAGCCAGCGCGCCCCGCGGGGCGCGGCGATGTCGATGGCCACCTCGCCGGCGCCGGCGGGAAGTTCCGCCGACCTGCGCGCGCCGCTCCCGTCGATCCGCGCCTCGATCTTGAGCGCCTGTCCGGCCCCTTCCGCGCGGACGGTGACCGCGCGGGGGACGCCGGCGAGGAGAACCGCCGGGATCTCGACCGACAGGGGCGGCTCGTCCGCCCCGGAGTCGCCCGGAAAGGCCGACGTGGCGGGCGCGGCCACGGCCAGCGCGGCGGCGGCCAGCACGCGCGCGGCCGCTCGCCGGTGGGCGGCGGCGGAGCGGGCGCGGCGGGCGAGGGGCCTCAGGCCCGGACCCCGGGCCGGCGGCGCGGCGAGGCCGCCGGCTGCTTCGCCGCCGGCGCGGGTGGAGCGGGCGCCTCCTCCGCCTCGGCCGGGGTGTGGGCCAGGCCGAGGGCGACGCGGAGCTTCGATTCGATCTCGCGCGCCACGTCGGGGTTTTCCTTGAGGAACCGGCGGGCGTTCTCGCGACCCTGGCCGAGCCGGATGTCGCCGGCACTGAGCCAGGCCCCGGACTTCTGGACCAGCTTGTGGGCGATGCCGAGGTCGATCAGGTCGCCCTCGCGGCTGATCCCTTCGTCATAAAGGATGTCGAACTCGACCACCCGGAACGGCGGCGCGAGCTTGTTCTTGACGACCTTGACCTTGGTGCGGTTGCCGACGACCACGTCGCCGTCCTTGATCGCCCCGATGCGCCGGATGTCGATCCGCTGGCTGGCGTAGAACTTCAGCGCCCGGCCGCCGGTGGTCACCTCCGGGCTGCCGAACATCACCCCGACCTTCTCCCGGAGCTGGTTGATGAAGATCAGCGCGGTGCGCGACTTGGCGACGATTCCGGTCAGCTTCCGGAGGGCCTGCGACATCAGCCGCGCCTGGAGGCCGACGTGGCTGTCGCCCATCTCCCCCTCGAGCTCCGCGCGGGGCACCAGCGCGGCCACCGAGTCGACCACGAGGACGTCGAGGGCACCCGAGCGCACCAGGACCTCGGCGATCTCGAGCGCCTGCTCGCCGGAGTCGGGCTGGGAGACGAGGAGGTTGTCCACGTCCACGCCGAGCTTCTTGGCGTAGTCGGGGTCGAGCGCGTGCTCGGCGTCGATGAACGCCGCCATCCCGCCCCGCTTTTGCGCCTGGGCGATGACCGTCAGCGCGAGGGTCGTCTTTCCCGACGACTCCGGGCCGAAGATCTCGATGACCCGGCCCCGCGGCACGCCGCCCACGCCGAGCGCCCAGTCGAGCGACAGCGAGCCGGTCGGGATCGCCGGAACGTCCACCTTGCGATCCGAGCCGAGGCGCATGATCGCGCCCTTGCCGAACTGCTTTTCGATCTGGCCCACGGCCATGTCGAGCGCGCGGACCTTCTCGCGTGCGATGGGGTCGGGAGCGGTCTTGCCCGGGTCGGCAGGCGGTGTCATCGCGGGATCTCCTCCGATATGGCGGCGCCCGGGTCAGCCGCGCCGCGTGCGTCCCGCGTCGCGTCACCCCGGTCCGGCGCGACCAGATTATGAGGAAGCGGCGGCCGGGTCAACGATCCCCGCGCGCGTTCGCGGGGGTTCGTTGACGCTCCGGGAGCCGGACTCGTATATTCGGCCCCGTGAGCGCCTTGGCCCGCCGCCCAGGCGGAGGAGTGTCGGTTTGATCGCTCGCCGGAACGACGCGTCGGCGTCCCGACGGCGGCGGGCGTCCAGCGGCGCGGGTCCCCTCGGGATCCTCGCGGCGGGCGCTCTCCTCGCCGCCGCGTGCGCCACCCTGCCCGCCCCACCGCCGCGCGACCGGACCCCGGAAGCCGCACCGACCCGGGCGCCGGTGGCGCTCGAGCCGCCGGCCGTTTCCGCGGAGGAGAAGGAAGCCCGGCTCGCCGAGGCGGCGTCCCTGGTGATGCTCGCCCGCGAGCAGGCGCGGCTCGGTCTGCTCGACGAGGCCGACCAGACCTGGGACGACGCCATCGCGCTCCTGCTCCCGCTCGCCGAGACCGATCCGGTCGCCACGCGCCAGATCCGCGCCATCGAGGACGAGCGCGAGCGGGTCCTCGAGCAGGCCCGGGAGCTCGAGGAGGCGGAGGAGGAGCCCGACCCGGCGGCCGGGATCGCGGAGGAGATCCTCGAAGGACCGGAGCCGGCGGTGGATCCCGAGCAGGCCCGCGAGGTGGACGACGCCGCCCGGACCATCCAGCCCGACTACCCGGTCGTCGTCAACGACCGCGTTCTCGCCTGGCTGGAGGTCTACACCGGTCCGCACCGGCGGTTCATCGCCGAGAGCCTCGCCCGGTCGGGACGCTACATCGACCGGTTCCGGGAGATCTTCGCCGAGGAGGGGCTGCCGCGGGATCTCGTCTACATGGCGATCGTGGAGAGCGGGTTCAAGACGGGGGCCTACTCGCGCGCCCACGCGCGGGGCATCTTCCAGTTCATCTCGAGCACCGCGCGCCGCTACGGCCTGCGGGTCGACTGGTGGGTCGACGAGCGAGCCGATCCGGAGCGCTCCTGCCGCGCGGCCGCGGCCTACCTCCGCGATCTCTACGACGAGTTCGGAGACTGGTACCTGGCGCTGGCCGCCTACAACGGCGGGGAAGGGCGCGTGCGCCGTGCGGTCGAGCGCGCCGGGACGAAGGACTTCTGGACGCTCGTCCGCCGGCACTTCTTCCGCCGCGAAACGCGGAACTACGTCCCGGCGATCCTCGCCGCCACGCTGATCGCGAAGAACCCGGAGAAGTTCGGCTTCGGTGACGTGCAGTACGAACCGCCGCTCCGGACGGAGACGGTGACGGTTCCGACGCCGACCGATCTCGACGTCATCGCGCGGGTCATCGGGACCGACACCGCCACCCTGCGCCGGCTGAACCCCGCGCTCCGGCGCGGCCAGACCCCGCCGGGAGCCAGGGACTATCCGGTGCGGGTGCCGGCAGGGCTTGCGGAGGGCTTTGCCGAGAAGCTGGCACAGGTTCCCCCGGACCAGCGGATCGTGCGCCGGCTGCACCGCGTCCGCCGTGGCGACACGCTGTCGGCGATCGCGCGGCGCTACGGGACGACCGTGCGGGCGATCCAGCAGGCGAACGGGATGGGGCGGCGGACGCTCCTGCGCGTCGGCAAGATCCTGGAGATTCCCCGCGGGCCGGGCGCGCCCCCCGAGCCGGCGCGGGCTGGTGCGGACGGGATCTACCGGGTCCGGCGAGGCGATACGCTATCGTCGATCGCACGCCGTCACGGTGTCTCGGTCCGGCAGCTCCAGGCTTGGAACGGTCTCGGGCGCTCGACGCGGATCTACGCCGGGCAGCCGCTCAGGGTGCGGCCGGATGCGCCGCAGGTCGCCCGGAGAACCGAACACCGCAGCGGCTCGACGAGCACCGTCCGAGGCCGGGTCTATCGCGTGCGCCGGGGAGACACCCTGTGGGCGATCTCTCGCCGCTACGGGGTCTCGCTGACGGCTCTGATGCGCGCGAACGGGCTGGGCCGCCGGTCGATCCTGCGTCCCGGTCAGACGTTGCGGATCCCGGAGTCGCCGCGGGTCGCCTCGGCCACGAGCCCGCCGCAGGGCAAGGGCACGACCCACATCGTGCGGCGCGGCGACAGCCTGTTCCGGATCGCGCGCCGCTACGGCGTTTCGGTCGAGCGCCTCTGCGCCCTGAACGACATCACGCCGGACACCGTGATCCACCCCGGCGACCGCCTCCGGATCGAGTAGCCGGACGATCGCGAGTCGACGCGCCTGGACGCCTCACCCTCGTCGCCGCGGCCTTCCGGCCGCGTTTCTCCTGGCGGCATTTCCCGAGTCGCGCCCGGCGGCTGCACCCCGCGGTCGCGCCCCGGGGCACCTCCGTAGCCGCGGGCCCTGGGAGGCGGGACCGGGCGGCCGGCGGCGCCGTTCTCGGCGCGCGGGTTCATCCGCGTGCGACCGAAGACGCTTTCGGCAGACAGTCGGACAGGGCGTTCCCACCCG of Acidobacteriota bacterium contains these proteins:
- a CDS encoding Na+/H+ antiporter NhaC family protein, whose translation is MLAAAALAVAAPATSAFPGDSGADEPPLSVEIPAVLLAGVPRAVTVRAEGAGQALKIEARIDGSGARRSAELPAGAGEVAIDIAAPRGARWLEVTARSADGAEIARIRRPLRVISSFWAFVPPLLAIGLALAIRQVLPSLLLGVLAGAWLRTGSAGRAPLRLLDHDLIRALNDVDHLKIILFTLMLGGMAGLIARSGGAGGLVEAVSGWARTRRTGQVSGWIAGLVVFFDDYANTLIVGPTVRPLTDRLRISREKLAFIVDATAAPVASIALISTWIGYEVGLIADALPGTRLAGTDAYGLFIASLPYRFYAWLMLAFGLLVAVTGRDFGPMARAERRAAGGAVLRPGSQPLTRTDLLDGAPASTPRAALWLAVAPILAVVAVTGLTLWFSGRASLAADGDPNGTAPVFSVLLSVRRLGAVIGAASSFDALLYGAACGVLVAVAASVALRRLALGPAIDAFTDGVRSMMLAVMILTLAWMIGGVCKDLDTAGAALAWIGDGFPVRLLPAMTFLLAAAISFATGTSWSTMAVLVPIALPLADRLAAASAWPDASASRLLVAVTGSVLTGSVFGDHCSPISDTTVMSSLASGCDHIDHVRTQLPYAAIVAAVAILVGDLAVGFGIPPWLGLLAGIAALFGLLRLVGRPSEEASVP
- the recA gene encoding recombinase RecA, coding for MAREKVRALDMAVGQIEKQFGKGAIMRLGSDRKVDVPAIPTGSLSLDWALGVGGVPRGRVIEIFGPESSGKTTLALTVIAQAQKRGGMAAFIDAEHALDPDYAKKLGVDVDNLLVSQPDSGEQALEIAEVLVRSGALDVLVVDSVAALVPRAELEGEMGDSHVGLQARLMSQALRKLTGIVAKSRTALIFINQLREKVGVMFGSPEVTTGGRALKFYASQRIDIRRIGAIKDGDVVVGNRTKVKVVKNKLAPPFRVVEFDILYDEGISREGDLIDLGIAHKLVQKSGAWLSAGDIRLGQGRENARRFLKENPDVAREIESKLRVALGLAHTPAEAEEAPAPPAPAAKQPAASPRRRPGVRA
- a CDS encoding LysM peptidoglycan-binding domain-containing protein, with amino-acid sequence MIARRNDASASRRRRASSGAGPLGILAAGALLAAACATLPAPPPRDRTPEAAPTRAPVALEPPAVSAEEKEARLAEAASLVMLAREQARLGLLDEADQTWDDAIALLLPLAETDPVATRQIRAIEDERERVLEQARELEEAEEEPDPAAGIAEEILEGPEPAVDPEQAREVDDAARTIQPDYPVVVNDRVLAWLEVYTGPHRRFIAESLARSGRYIDRFREIFAEEGLPRDLVYMAIVESGFKTGAYSRAHARGIFQFISSTARRYGLRVDWWVDERADPERSCRAAAAYLRDLYDEFGDWYLALAAYNGGEGRVRRAVERAGTKDFWTLVRRHFFRRETRNYVPAILAATLIAKNPEKFGFGDVQYEPPLRTETVTVPTPTDLDVIARVIGTDTATLRRLNPALRRGQTPPGARDYPVRVPAGLAEGFAEKLAQVPPDQRIVRRLHRVRRGDTLSAIARRYGTTVRAIQQANGMGRRTLLRVGKILEIPRGPGAPPEPARAGADGIYRVRRGDTLSSIARRHGVSVRQLQAWNGLGRSTRIYAGQPLRVRPDAPQVARRTEHRSGSTSTVRGRVYRVRRGDTLWAISRRYGVSLTALMRANGLGRRSILRPGQTLRIPESPRVASATSPPQGKGTTHIVRRGDSLFRIARRYGVSVERLCALNDITPDTVIHPGDRLRIE